The Promicromonospora sukumoe genome includes the window GGTGTCGTCGCCGGGGGCTCCTCCGGGACCTCCGGCGGTTCCACCGGCGGCTCGGGATCGGTCGGCGGTTCCTCGGGCTGCTGAGGCTGCTCCGGTTCCTCCGGCGTGCCCGAGCCACCGCCCGGGTTCGACCCGGAGCCGGAGTCCGGGCCGGAGCCCCCGCCGGAACCGCCGGAGCCGCTGGGGGCCTCGGTGTCCGGAGCGGGCGCCGGCTCGGCCACCACGGGCGCCGCGTCGGCGGGCGTGGTCGTCCCGTCCTCCTTCGGCGTGGTGGCGGGACGCGGCTGCGGGTCGGCGGGCGGGATCGACGGCGGCTTCTCGTCCGTCGACGGATCCTCCGACGTGGACGGCGAACCACCGGCGTCGCCGCCCCCGCCACCCGCGCCGGACCCGCCGGACCCGGCTCCGCCGCCTGCCCCGGAACCGTCACCGGCGGCATCCTCGACGGCCTGGATCGGCGGGTCGCCGAGCTGGTTCACGATCAGGGCCGCGGCCCCGCTGCCGATGGCGAGCGCGGCCAGCACGCCCGCGGCGACGGCGGTCTCCTTCTTGCCGAACGAGCGCGGCTTGGCAGCGCCCGCCGCGCCCGCAGCCCCGGCAGCGGCGCCGGTGCTGAGCAGCCCGCCGGCGATGAGGTGCTGTCCCAGGTCGCGGAGCATCCAGGACACCTCGCGGACGTCGATGAACGCGCGGGTGCACTCGGTGCAGCCGTCCATGTGGACCTCCAGGCGCCGCTGCCTGCGCGGCAGGAGG containing:
- a CDS encoding RNA polymerase sigma factor, with translation MTTTGDLRIDDWVVHRPNVVRSVAARVPGIDAEEATSRALEKMVRIVSTGGTIDDPAPYWRRAAVNEAISMTREAGRARPVEDDTLDGLTPPVQGAELDAEREADVSMLRSALSDLADDDRKILLDRHVHDMAVTDIAGDLGVRPHAVTMRLRRAEERLAGAFAAAHAQAVNEPECRTTRAAMHDYLKGRLLPRRQRRLEVHMDGCTECTRAFIDVREVSWMLRDLGQHLIAGGLLSTGAAAGAAGAAGAAKPRSFGKKETAVAAGVLAALAIGSGAAALIVNQLGDPPIQAVEDAAGDGSGAGGGAGSGGSGAGGGGGDAGGSPSTSEDPSTDEKPPSIPPADPQPRPATTPKEDGTTTPADAAPVVAEPAPAPDTEAPSGSGGSGGGSGPDSGSGSNPGGGSGTPEEPEQPQQPEEPPTDPEPPVEPPEVPEEPPATTPGVGTALSELLASLGLEGLPGIDLATTTLDEIWQLLFGTFSTVPDETDPATGD